In one Nostoc sp. KVJ3 genomic region, the following are encoded:
- a CDS encoding type I polyketide synthase: MATNQEPPLSPTKRALLALEQLQNKLDVLEYAKAEPIAIIGMGCRFPGGVKDPESFWQMLHNGTDTITKVPRSRWCIDDYYDPKPQTPGKISVADGGFLEDEIGAFDPQFFGLSPREATYLDPQQRLLLEVSWEALEQAHIVPQKLFNSLTGVFVGIGANDYARHLEQAGVSDAYIGTGNALSVAAGRISYVLGLTGPSLAVDTSCSSSLVAVHLACQSLRLQECHLALAGGVNLILSPATSIIFSQAGMLAPDGRCKTFDAQANGYVRSEGCGMIALKRLSDAQRDGDRIFALIRGSAVNQDGPSGGLTVPNGPSQEAVIRQALKNGTVEPAQVSYIEAHGTGTSLGDPIEVGALGAVFGSSHSPSQPLNLGSVKTNIGHAEFAAGIAGLIKIVLQLQHQAIAPTYISINPTHTSTGQIYLW; encoded by the coding sequence ATGGCCACAAATCAAGAACCACCCCTCTCTCCCACAAAACGAGCATTACTAGCACTAGAGCAACTCCAAAACAAGTTAGATGTCCTAGAGTATGCCAAAGCTGAACCGATCGCCATCATCGGTATGGGTTGTCGATTTCCCGGCGGTGTTAAAGATCCTGAGTCTTTTTGGCAGATGCTACACAATGGCACTGATACTATTACCAAAGTACCGCGATCGCGTTGGTGCATTGACGATTACTACGACCCCAAACCGCAAACACCTGGGAAAATTTCCGTTGCCGATGGTGGTTTTCTTGAGGACGAGATTGGTGCTTTTGACCCCCAATTCTTTGGTCTTTCCCCTCGTGAAGCCACCTACTTAGACCCCCAGCAACGTTTGTTACTCGAAGTTAGCTGGGAAGCCTTGGAACAGGCTCACATTGTTCCCCAAAAATTATTTAATAGTCTGACGGGCGTTTTTGTGGGGATTGGAGCCAATGATTACGCTCGGCACTTAGAGCAAGCCGGCGTTTCAGATGCCTATATAGGTACTGGCAATGCCCTCAGTGTTGCAGCAGGCCGGATTTCCTATGTGTTGGGTTTAACAGGCCCCAGTTTAGCTGTAGACACATCCTGTTCCTCTTCATTGGTCGCTGTTCATTTAGCTTGCCAAAGTTTACGTTTGCAGGAGTGCCATCTCGCCTTGGCGGGGGGTGTAAATCTCATACTATCTCCAGCCACCAGTATCATTTTTTCCCAAGCGGGGATGCTTGCCCCTGATGGTCGCTGTAAAACATTTGATGCTCAGGCTAATGGTTACGTCCGGTCTGAAGGCTGTGGGATGATTGCCCTGAAGCGGCTATCTGATGCCCAGCGTGATGGCGATCGCATCTTCGCCTTAATTCGGGGTTCTGCGGTTAACCAAGATGGGCCAAGTGGGGGACTCACCGTACCTAATGGCCCCTCTCAAGAAGCAGTCATTCGTCAGGCGTTAAAAAATGGTACGGTTGAACCTGCACAAGTGAGCTACATTGAGGCTCACGGTACAGGTACTTCTTTAGGAGATCCCATTGAGGTGGGGGCATTAGGTGCTGTTTTTGGCTCTAGTCATTCCCCAAGCCAACCCCTGAATTTAGGCTCAGTCAAAACCAACATTGGACACGCAGAATTTGCCGCAGGTATCGCCGGATTAATCAAGATTGTCTTGCAGTTGCAACACCAAGCGATCGCCCCCACCTACATTTCCATCAACCCAACCCACACATCAACTGGGCAGATTTACCTGTGGTGA
- a CDS encoding type I polyketide synthase: MSQSNPQPDYAKLLKDALLEIREQKAKLNALLGAKTEPIAIIGMGCRFPGGANDPEMFWQLLHQGKDAIAEVPRDRWDINAYYHPDPDAPAKMNTRYGGFVNNSQEFDPHFFGISAREAISLDPQQRLLLEVTWETLEAAAVTPEALAKVLTGVFIGICSNDYTQNLFNQGEERIDAYLATGNSHSIASGRLSYLLGLTGPCLSVDTACSSSLVAVHLACTSLRNQECDVAIAGGVQRLLSPVFNINFTKARMLSADGRCKTFDASADGFVRSEGCGVILLKRLSDAIAAGDNILALIRGSAINQDGHTSGLTVPNGPSQQAVIRRALAASGIEPAQVSYIEAHGTGTSLGDPIEMGALGAVFSSSHSPNRPLIVGSVKTNIGHLEGAAGIAGLIKVVLQLQHDSIAPHLHLKRPNPYIDWSKLAIAIPTDSMAWVRGEKPRLAGVSSFGFSGTNAHVILEEAPLKKQGSRGAGEQGRSDNGISPLPLRPSAPLPLYPSTPHPLCPLASSERPLHLFSLSAKSETALLQLALAYRTYLETAPELELADVCFSANTGRSHFEYRMAIVAGSTKELVEQLAMTISSGRVYEPEITFLFTGQGSQYVGMGQQLYQTQPTFRKALQECDEILRSELEISLLEILYPQTDSHLNQTAYTQPALFALEYALYQLWRSWGITPSAVIGHSVGEYVAACIAGVFPLEDGLKLIAARGRLIQQLPTEGMMVSLFMPVAQVREIIAPYSEQVSIAAINSPQSTVISGQTATVQAIVNELEKLGVKSKKLQVSHAFHSPLMKPMVAQFESVARQITYHSPHLKLISNITGAIATSEVTTPEYWSRHILSPVNFAASMQTLHQQGYEVFLECSPQPILLGMGRQCLSDNSGVWLPSLRMGQEDWQQMLSSLGQLYVLGAKVNWVGFESDYRRRKVKLPTYPFQRQQYWVETPPQRTTKPSHSLHPLLGERLQLAGRSKEIFFESIISASSPAYLADHRIFEQVIVPGAAYLEMAIAAAANIFQSDCIVLENVAMEQPLILAAQPEKIMQVVLHPLESQGYRFEICSRDSCGKNAENPWTVHATGTVLPGEVGAVPKTIDLTNWLSHGMEIDPQAFYQRSQEQGISFGVCFHSLQQLGCKAGLGYAQIELPKETGMNATQGYQIHPILLDAGLQLAGAATLQEGDRSFPYLPVGIERLQVYRRANRQLWGQAQARNAIASEGEILSSDIQLVDPSGAVVAQIQGFAMRRTTWQSLERMIKPDISNWFYELDWQIKSLITDEIEKLAVGLWLIFADSNELGEQLSQQLTQHGGSCAVVTVGENYQQLDERHYQINPLAPDDFNRVVQASCDRQTKLQGVIHLWSLEGADSAELDLDELERSQILGCASVLHLVQALEQQRGTEPIQLWLVTKGSQAVTTEAITQVQQTPLWGLGRAIAVEYPHLRCRRLDLDPNTSISLNLNAIVDELFSPDGEDQIAHRQEQRHVLRLVRSRQRTISDRVAIPESASYLIVGGLGTLGLQVAQWLADKGGRYLILSGRREPSLIALAAIAKLEQGGIRVLVEQTDVSSQSDMTKLLNKIAAELPPLRGIIHAAGILDDGILQQQCWERFTGVMAAKVRGAWLLHQLTQALPLDFFVCFSSAASLLGSPGQGNYAAANAFLDGLAHYRRQQGLAGLSINWGSWKQGGMVAQLENQHQSRMQSYGLGTISPERGLQALEALLVQDVTQVGVMSVNWQQLLAQIAPGVEVPMLQNFKVVATDQRYKDELLQQLQAAPIEERRELLKAYLQSEIAKVLGLSNPQQVEPQQRLFDLGLDSLTAVELRNRLQTNLGYAMRSTLLFDYPTLAALLDYLAENVIPLQPVELSEEVDAVTTQRQQILAASEDEAEALLLKKLEDLNF; encoded by the coding sequence ATGAGTCAGAGTAATCCTCAACCGGACTATGCCAAACTTCTCAAAGACGCTTTGCTCGAAATTAGGGAGCAGAAGGCAAAGCTGAACGCCCTCTTGGGTGCCAAGACTGAACCGATCGCGATTATCGGTATGGGTTGCCGCTTTCCAGGTGGCGCAAACGATCCGGAAATGTTTTGGCAACTACTCCACCAGGGTAAAGATGCGATCGCCGAAGTTCCTCGCGATCGGTGGGATATCAACGCCTACTATCACCCCGATCCCGATGCGCCAGCGAAGATGAACACACGCTATGGGGGTTTTGTCAATAACTCGCAAGAATTTGACCCCCATTTCTTTGGCATATCTGCCCGCGAAGCTATATCCCTCGATCCGCAACAGCGCCTCCTGTTGGAAGTTACTTGGGAAACCCTAGAAGCAGCCGCAGTTACCCCTGAAGCTTTGGCGAAAGTTTTAACGGGTGTTTTCATTGGCATTTGTAGCAATGACTATACCCAGAATCTCTTTAACCAAGGAGAGGAGCGGATTGATGCCTACCTGGCAACTGGCAACTCTCACAGTATTGCCTCTGGGCGATTGTCTTACCTGCTAGGATTAACTGGCCCCTGCCTATCTGTAGATACAGCTTGTTCTTCTTCCTTAGTAGCTGTGCATTTGGCTTGTACAAGTCTGCGTAACCAAGAGTGTGATGTGGCGATCGCTGGCGGAGTCCAACGACTCTTATCCCCAGTATTCAATATCAACTTTACAAAAGCGCGAATGCTGTCTGCCGATGGACGCTGCAAAACCTTCGATGCTAGTGCTGATGGCTTTGTCCGCTCTGAAGGTTGCGGCGTTATTCTGCTCAAACGTTTATCTGATGCGATCGCTGCTGGAGATAATATTCTGGCCTTAATTCGTGGTTCTGCTATCAACCAGGACGGGCATACTAGTGGGCTGACAGTTCCTAATGGCCCTTCGCAACAAGCTGTAATTCGTCGTGCCCTAGCAGCAAGCGGTATCGAGCCAGCCCAAGTCAGCTATATTGAAGCTCATGGCACAGGCACATCTTTGGGCGATCCGATTGAGATGGGAGCGCTAGGAGCAGTATTTAGCAGCAGTCATTCACCCAATCGCCCTTTAATCGTTGGTTCTGTAAAAACTAATATCGGACATCTAGAAGGAGCAGCCGGAATTGCTGGACTAATAAAAGTCGTGCTACAGCTTCAGCATGACAGCATCGCTCCCCACTTACACCTCAAGCGACCTAATCCCTACATTGACTGGAGCAAACTAGCGATCGCCATACCGACGGATAGCATGGCTTGGGTTCGAGGAGAAAAGCCCCGACTGGCAGGGGTTAGCTCATTTGGCTTTAGCGGTACAAATGCCCATGTCATCCTGGAAGAAGCACCATTAAAGAAGCAGGGGAGCAGGGGAGCAGGGGAGCAGGGGAGGAGTGACAATGGTATTTCCCCTCTGCCCCTCCGCCCCTCCGCTCCTCTGCCGCTCTACCCCTCTACCCCCCATCCCCTCTGCCCCCTTGCCTCTTCTGAGCGTCCCCTCCATCTTTTTAGCCTGTCAGCGAAGAGTGAAACGGCTTTGTTACAGTTGGCTTTAGCATATCGAACTTACCTGGAAACTGCGCCAGAATTAGAGTTAGCTGATGTTTGTTTTAGTGCGAATACTGGGCGATCGCACTTTGAATATCGAATGGCGATCGTTGCAGGTTCAACAAAGGAGCTAGTCGAACAGCTAGCTATGACGATTAGTTCTGGTAGGGTATACGAGCCAGAAATTACCTTCCTATTCACAGGACAAGGTTCACAGTATGTGGGGATGGGGCAACAACTGTATCAAACTCAACCAACGTTTAGAAAAGCACTTCAGGAATGCGATGAAATTCTACGTTCTGAACTAGAAATCTCTTTATTAGAAATACTTTATCCTCAAACAGATTCACATTTAAACCAAACAGCTTACACCCAACCCGCTTTATTTGCCCTAGAATACGCCCTTTATCAACTGTGGCGATCGTGGGGAATTACACCCAGCGCCGTCATCGGTCACAGCGTCGGCGAGTATGTAGCCGCTTGTATAGCTGGAGTGTTTCCCCTAGAAGATGGACTCAAACTGATTGCCGCACGGGGTCGGCTAATACAGCAGTTACCGACCGAGGGCATGATGGTATCGTTATTTATGCCAGTCGCACAAGTCAGAGAAATAATTGCCCCATATTCAGAACAAGTATCAATTGCAGCTATTAATAGTCCTCAAAGTACAGTCATTTCCGGTCAAACAGCCACAGTGCAAGCTATTGTTAACGAACTAGAAAAACTGGGAGTCAAGAGCAAGAAACTACAAGTTTCTCATGCCTTTCACTCACCACTGATGAAACCAATGGTGGCGCAATTCGAGTCAGTCGCACGCCAGATTACCTATCATTCGCCTCACCTGAAGTTAATTTCTAACATTACAGGAGCAATTGCCACCTCAGAAGTCACAACACCGGAATACTGGAGTCGCCATATTCTCTCCCCGGTCAACTTTGCAGCCAGTATGCAGACATTACACCAACAAGGTTATGAGGTGTTTCTCGAATGTAGTCCCCAACCGATTTTATTGGGTATGGGTCGTCAGTGTTTATCCGATAATAGCGGTGTCTGGTTGCCATCCTTGCGAATGGGACAAGAAGATTGGCAGCAAATGCTCTCCAGTTTAGGACAATTGTACGTTTTGGGAGCAAAAGTAAATTGGGTGGGATTTGAGAGCGACTACCGCCGTCGCAAGGTGAAATTACCGACTTATCCTTTTCAAAGACAACAGTACTGGGTAGAAACTCCGCCTCAGCGCACAACAAAGCCAAGCCATAGTTTACATCCTTTACTTGGTGAGAGATTACAGTTAGCTGGTCGCAGCAAAGAGATTTTTTTTGAATCTATAATTAGTGCATCATCTCCGGCTTATCTAGCTGACCATCGGATCTTTGAGCAGGTAATTGTGCCAGGTGCAGCCTATCTAGAGATGGCGATCGCAGCAGCAGCTAATATTTTTCAATCTGACTGCATTGTGTTGGAAAACGTGGCAATGGAGCAGCCTCTAATTTTAGCAGCCCAGCCCGAAAAGATTATGCAGGTGGTTTTGCATCCTTTAGAAAGTCAGGGTTATCGGTTCGAGATTTGCAGCCGTGACTCCTGTGGAAAAAATGCTGAGAACCCCTGGACTGTCCATGCTACAGGTACAGTCTTACCAGGTGAAGTCGGGGCTGTACCCAAAACAATTGATTTGACAAATTGGCTATCTCATGGTATGGAGATTGATCCTCAAGCTTTTTATCAGCGATCGCAAGAGCAAGGTATTTCATTCGGTGTCTGTTTCCATTCCCTACAGCAGCTAGGTTGCAAAGCAGGACTTGGTTATGCCCAAATCGAACTGCCAAAAGAGACGGGTATGAATGCTACACAAGGATACCAAATCCATCCTATTCTGCTGGATGCCGGACTTCAGTTGGCTGGTGCGGCTACACTCCAAGAAGGCGATCGCTCTTTCCCATACCTGCCAGTTGGCATTGAGCGTCTGCAAGTTTATCGACGAGCTAACCGTCAGTTATGGGGACAAGCCCAAGCTAGAAATGCGATCGCCTCTGAAGGTGAAATTTTGAGTAGTGATATCCAGTTAGTCGATCCTAGTGGGGCGGTGGTAGCTCAGATACAAGGTTTTGCTATGCGTCGTACTACCTGGCAATCCCTAGAACGCATGATTAAGCCAGATATCAGCAACTGGTTTTACGAACTTGACTGGCAGATCAAGTCCCTAATTACAGATGAAATTGAGAAGTTGGCAGTAGGGCTTTGGCTGATTTTTGCAGACAGCAATGAGCTTGGTGAACAACTCAGCCAGCAGTTAACCCAGCACGGGGGAAGTTGTGCAGTTGTCACAGTTGGAGAAAACTATCAGCAACTAGATGAGAGACATTACCAGATTAATCCTCTAGCACCAGATGATTTTAATCGAGTGGTACAGGCAAGTTGCGATCGGCAAACAAAATTGCAAGGTGTAATTCATCTGTGGTCTTTAGAGGGCGCTGACTCAGCAGAACTGGATCTAGATGAATTGGAGCGATCGCAAATACTGGGTTGTGCCAGTGTTTTACACCTAGTTCAAGCACTAGAGCAGCAGAGAGGAACTGAACCGATACAACTTTGGCTGGTGACAAAAGGTAGCCAAGCCGTGACAACGGAAGCTATAACTCAGGTACAGCAAACACCGTTATGGGGATTAGGACGGGCGATCGCTGTGGAATATCCCCATCTGAGGTGTCGCCGATTAGACCTTGACCCAAATACCTCTATCTCATTGAATCTGAACGCGATCGTGGATGAACTATTTTCCCCAGACGGCGAAGACCAAATTGCCCACCGCCAGGAACAGCGCCATGTACTTAGGTTAGTTCGCTCTCGACAACGGACGATTAGCGATCGCGTTGCCATTCCAGAGTCAGCGAGTTATCTGATTGTCGGCGGATTGGGAACATTAGGTCTACAAGTTGCCCAGTGGTTGGCAGACAAAGGCGGTCGCTACCTTATACTATCTGGTCGTCGGGAGCCATCACTAATAGCCCTAGCGGCGATCGCCAAGTTAGAACAAGGGGGTATACGGGTACTTGTTGAGCAAACAGACGTTTCTAGCCAGTCCGATATGACTAAACTCCTGAACAAGATAGCAGCAGAGTTGCCACCACTGCGAGGAATTATCCATGCAGCGGGGATTTTAGATGATGGCATTCTCCAACAACAATGTTGGGAGAGGTTTACCGGGGTCATGGCTGCAAAAGTGCGAGGAGCTTGGCTTTTGCATCAGCTGACTCAAGCCTTACCCCTAGACTTTTTTGTTTGCTTCTCATCAGCAGCATCCCTTCTCGGCTCACCAGGGCAGGGCAACTATGCTGCCGCCAATGCCTTTCTCGATGGGTTGGCTCACTATCGCCGACAGCAAGGACTGGCAGGGTTGAGCATTAACTGGGGGTCTTGGAAGCAAGGGGGGATGGTAGCACAATTAGAAAACCAACATCAGAGCCGAATGCAGAGTTATGGTCTGGGAACGATTTCACCAGAGCGGGGTTTGCAAGCATTAGAAGCGTTACTGGTGCAGGATGTAACTCAGGTCGGGGTTATGTCCGTGAACTGGCAGCAGTTACTAGCTCAAATAGCACCAGGAGTAGAGGTGCCAATGTTGCAGAATTTCAAAGTTGTTGCAACCGACCAACGGTACAAAGATGAACTACTCCAACAGTTGCAAGCTGCTCCAATTGAAGAACGCCGGGAGTTACTCAAAGCTTACCTGCAAAGCGAGATTGCAAAAGTCTTGGGTCTGTCCAACCCTCAACAAGTAGAGCCGCAGCAAAGACTTTTTGACCTGGGGCTAGATTCGTTAACGGCGGTGGAGTTGAGAAATCGCTTGCAGACAAACTTGGGTTATGCCATGCGTTCAACGCTGCTGTTCGACTATCCGACGCTGGCAGCACTGCTTGACTATCTGGCTGAAAACGTGATTCCGCTTCAGCCAGTAGAACTATCAGAGGAGGTGGATGCTGTAACAACTCAGAGGCAACAGATATTAGCAGCTTCAGAAGATGAAGCTGAAGCACTGCTGCTGAAAAAGCTAGAAGACCTTAATTTCTAA